One part of the Solea solea chromosome 1, fSolSol10.1, whole genome shotgun sequence genome encodes these proteins:
- the stk25b gene encoding serine/threonine-protein kinase 25, whose amino-acid sequence MAHLRDMQNQNTRLDPEEYFTKQERIGKGSFGEVYKGINNRTKEVVAIKIIDLEEAEDEIEDIQQEITVLSQCDSPFVTKYYGSYLKGTKLWIIMEYLGGGSALDLLRPGPLEETYIATILREILKGLEYLHSERKIHRDIKAANVLLSEQGDVKLADFGVAGQLTDTQIKRNTFVGTPFWMAPEVIKQSAYDFKADIWSLGITAIELAKGEPPNSDLHPMRVLFLIPKNTPPTLEGPYSKPFKEFVEACLNKDPRFRPTAKELLKHKFITRYTKKTAYLTELIDRYRRWKSEGHGEESSSDDSDMDADGDVDSCPMWTFPTVRPSSMNKLQKGYTHTDSEMGDSVKRQPKSQCLSALVTPIFRELKEKRRASGGGVGAIEELENAFNLAEESCPGISDRLVTHMMERVCRFSLNGNTTPSSR is encoded by the exons ATGGCACACCTTCGAGACATGCAAAACCAG AATACCAGGTTGGACCCCGAGGAGTACTTCACCAAGCAGGAGAGGATTGGGAAGGGCTCCTTTGGGGAGGTCTACAAAGGCATCAACAACCGAACAAAGGAAGTTGTGGCAATTAAAATTATAGATCTGGAGGAGGCAGAAGATGAAATAGAAGACATTCAGCAGGAGATCACTGTACTGAGCCAATGTGACAGTCCTTTTGTTACCAAGTATTATGGATCTTACCTGAAG GGGACCAAGTTGTGGATTATCATGGAGTATTTAGGTGGTGGATCTGCACTAGATCTG CTTCGTCCAGGGCCTCTTGAAGAAACGTACATTGCTACTATACTGAGGGAAATATTAAAGGGGCTGGAGTATCTGCACTCAGAAAGGAAGATTCACCGAGATATTAAAG CTGCCAATGTGCTATTGTCAGAGCAGGGCGACGTGAAGCTGGCAGATTTTGGAGTGGCAGGACAGTTGACAGACACCCAGATTAAAAGGAACACATTTGTGGGCACACCTTTCTGGATGGCTCCAGAGGTTATCAAACAGTCAGCTTACGACTTCAAG GCTGATATCTGGTCTTTGGGCATCACTGCCATTGAGTTGGCTAAAGGAGAACCTCCCAACTCTGACCTACACCCCATGAGGGTTCTCTTCCTTATCCCCAAAAATACTCCCCCTACCCTGGAGGGACCTTACAGCAAACCTTTCAAAGAGTTTGTGGAGGCTTGTCTAAATAAAGACCCTCGCTTT AGGCCGACAGCCAAAGAGCTTCTGAAGCACAAGTTCATCACACGTTACACCAAGAAGACAGCCTATCTGACAGAGCTAATTGACCGCTACCGACGCTGGAAGTCAGAGGGACATGGGGAGGAATCCAGCTCTGATGACTCGGATAT GGACGCTGATGGTGATGTTGACTCATGTCCTATGTGGACCTTCCCCACAGTCAGACCCAGCTCTATGAATAAGTTACAgaaaggttacacacacacagattcagag atGGGAGACTCTGTGAAAAGACAACCCAAGTCACAATGCTTGTCCGCTTTGGTAACGCCCATTTTCAGAGAG TTGAAGGAGAAGCGGCGGGCAAGTGGTGGGGGCGTAGGAGCTATCGAGGAGTTGGAGAACGCCTTCAACCTCGCTGAGGAATCGTGTCCTGGCATTTCTGACCGCCTTGTCACACACATGATGGAGAGAGTTTGCAG GTTTTCATTAAATGGTAATACCACCCCGTCTTCACGGTGA